AGTAGAAGGTGAATAAGATGATTCAagtctttttttactttcttgaataTTTTGGCACTctcctattttaaataattctctgTGCAGCTGCAATCGTTCCATTTCTATGATTCTCAAGAGATCATCACGTGACTGTCACTCACTTTTCACCTCTGAGAGTCCTACTTCCAAGGCCTGGCACTGTCTTTGGTACATCTTCAGTTCTTGTAAGAGCTTCTGATTTTCATCTTGTAACTTATTCCTGCTTAATGCTATTTCACTCACAGCTGACTTTAGTTTTTCAATAATGAACTCATCTCTTCCACTGGCTTCGCAACTATGATCCGGGTCGCACATCAACCGAGGATCTTCTGAGCTGCTGTCTTCTGAGCACTGCTTTTTACCGCTGAGTTGAGTTTGGTAACTTTGTGCCTGTTTCTCTAATTTCTGGTTCAAGTTGCTCAGTTCAAAGGGTGTTTCTTCTTTGAGATGCGGTAACTCCTTTCGACGAACTTTACTTTGTTTCATCTGGTGTAGTCAGTTTCTCAAAGCTATTCGTCAGTTTGGAAAATTGAGCTTTTAGGGTTTGCAGTTGTCCTTCATAATTTTGCGTCATTGCTAAGTTACATTTTTCCAGACTGTCCAGCTTCTGCTTAAGTAAGCCCACCTCTTGGCCTTTCTGATCCAAGCATGTTTGTGCATTTGCCAACTCTTGATCCCGAAGATCTAATCGTGTCTCCAAAGCCCGCATTTTCCTTTCCCAATCCAATTTTTTGTTGCTTACCATGATGTCAATTTGCTCCATTAATTCCTGAAGTTCAGCCTCACAAGGAGAAGCTCCCATCGCATTATGGGTTTGGTTCTCCATGTCAAGAAACGGTTGCATCTGGTTTGCGTCTTGATTTTTAATCTGCGCGCGCAAGAGGTCTGAGGCCCCGGGAGCAGGAACGCTGGGGTCAACCGCAGCCCGGCCCGCCCCCAGGGGCCCCGACGCCCGCCACCGCGGTCCCGCCATCCCAGGTTTCTTCATATTGCAATGAAAGAGGGATGAGGGAAGTAAAAAATGACCCTAGAGAAACCTAATCACGTGGGTACAGAGAGTAATGGgagtaagagacagagagaattatctttttttttaaattaaaagtaatgagtcagcattatactctctagttccatccatgtccttgaaaatggtaaggttttttttttttttttttgatggatgagtaatatttcTAAATGgaggatagggtaactgggtgatgggcattaaggagggcacaagaTACGATGAGTACTGGGTGATATATGCAAGTGATGAACcacttaattataataatatatgttaagtaatgaaattaaaataaaacaaaagttgtaaaaaataatgagtcagggtccctgggtggctcagttaagcatctgcctttggctcaggtcgcaaTTCCGaagtcctggatcaagccccacatcaggctccctgcttggttgggagtctgcttctccctccccccaagttgtgctctctctgtcaaataaataaataattaaataaataaacaaatattttaaaaaggtaatgagTCCACTTACTCTGAGTAAGGCTATGAATTTATTGTTTTCAATCAAAATTTACACCCTGGCAATATACTGtgtaaaaaagtatttattacttCAAGAATATCAAGTGGCAAATTTTTagcaccttctttttttaaatctgccaAATAGATTCTACTTGTGGCGATAATGTAGCCCTCATTTCATTGGATGGATATATGCACTAAAAAAGTAACTTTGGTTTCAGTGCTGTTAAAACAATCACTATACTTGCTGGAGTATTGCACATATGATGAATTATTTCTTTAGAGTAATAGCTTAAAAGTAAGATggttggggtccctgggtggctcagttgattaagtgtctgactttatcttgggttgtgatctcagggtcctggaatcgaaccctgtattgggttccttgctcagtgaggagtctgtttgtctccctctctctgcctctaccctcccacctgcgctctctctcaaataaataataaataaataaaatattcaaaaaataaa
Above is a genomic segment from Mustela nigripes isolate SB6536 chromosome 4, MUSNIG.SB6536, whole genome shotgun sequence containing:
- the LOC132015105 gene encoding LOW QUALITY PROTEIN: deuterosome assembly protein 1-like (The sequence of the model RefSeq protein was modified relative to this genomic sequence to represent the inferred CDS: inserted 3 bases in 2 codons; substituted 1 base at 1 genomic stop codon), with the protein product MQPFLDMENQTHNAMGASPCEAELQELMEQIDIMVSNKKLDWERKMRALETRLDLRDQELANAQTCLDQKGQEVGLLKQKLDSLEKCNLAMTQNYEGQLQTLKAQFSKLTNSFEKLXLHQMKQSKVRRKELPHLKEETPFELSNLNQKLEKQAQSYQTQLSGKKQCSEDSSSEDPRLMCDPDHSCEASGRDEFIIEKLKSAVSEIALSRNKLQDENQKLLQELKMYQRQCQALEVGLSEVKSEXQSRDDLLRIIEMERLQLHRELFKIGECQNIQESKKRLESSYSPSTKESERKRKELFSVNLDQPNHEKELNKVRRQLYQEEEDHGSEQERMRNEISDLTEELHQKEITIATIMKKAGLLERQLKMELEIKEKMLAKQQVSDIRYKAVRMENTHLKGMMGDLDPGRYMAMDFTNRKHSRHTFINKLEHENERLRNDLAKLRVNGKSAWANQNIYEEMGQYTYQNQVKMEKHEDXSPPDIVFPASLAAQHFLLEEEKRAKEFEKLLNTHIDELQRHTEFTLNKYTKLKQNRQV